Proteins encoded by one window of Myxocyprinus asiaticus isolate MX2 ecotype Aquarium Trade chromosome 35, UBuf_Myxa_2, whole genome shotgun sequence:
- the LOC127426495 gene encoding serine/arginine-rich splicing factor 11-like isoform X3: MAALAMAAPNMNPQSLSAEQLMKIMASIDPKLNPLAAGLNLTPGLKADASNKEIEEAMKRVREAQSLISAAIEPGSKKDDKRKRSRSRSRRRRSRSRSRHRRSKSHSRRRSRSRSRRRSKSPRRRRSHSRDRTRRSRSRDRRKDEKTRKRSKTPPKSYSSARRSRSISRKRHRRSRSISRSPKKLRSPKRKLSRSPSPRRHKKEKKKDKDRERDRDRDRKDDRDRNRDKRERSTSKKSKDKDKERDRKSDSDKGDVKVTRDYDEEEQGYDSEHEDERERNSDAASSPQAKEPLADSADDAGHGESDGNSEDQRDEDMDMSD, translated from the exons TCTTTGTCAGCTGAGCAACTTATGAAAATAATGGCATCCATTGACCCCAA GCTGAATCCTCTCGCTGCTGGGCTAAACTTGACACCTGGATTGAAGGCAGACGCTTCTAATAAAGAGATCGAAGAGGCCATGAAGAGGGTGAGAGAGGCACAATCTCTGATCTCAGCTGCCATCGAACCTGGAA GTAAGAAGGACGATAAACGGAAGCGCTCGAGATCCAGATCCAGACGCAGGAGGTCCCGGTCCCGTTCAAGACACAG GCGTTCTAAGAGTCATTCCAGACGGCGGTCTCGCTCCAGAAGCCGTAGGAGGTCAAAAAGCCCCAGAAGGAGAAGGTCTCATTCCAGGGATCGCACCAGACGCTCCCGGTCCAG GGATCGAAGGAAGGATGAGAAAACCAGGAAGCGTTCAAAAACGCCACCGAAGAGCTACAGCAGCGCCAGACGGTCACGCAGTATCAGCCG TAAACGGCACAGGAGAAGTCGCAGCATCTCTCGTTCACCAAAGAAATTACGATCTCCCAAGAGAAAACTGTCCCGCTCGCCGTCTCCACGCAG AcataagaaagagaaaaagaaggaTAAAGATCGCGAGAGAGACCGCGACCGAGACAGGAAAGATGATCGGGACAGAAATCGGGACAAAAGAGAACGTTCCACCAGCAAGAAGAGCAAAGACAAAGACAAGGAGAGAGACCGGAAGTCAGACAGTGATAAGGGAGATGTAAAG GTGACCAGGGATTACGATGAGGAGGAGCAGGGCTACGACAGCGAGCATGAGGACGAGCGAGAGAGGAACTCTGATGCCGCATCATCCCCGCAGGCTAAAGAGCCACTAGCAGACAGCGCAGATGATGCGGGACACGGAGAGTCGGACGGCAACAGTGAAGACCAGCGAGACGAAGACATGGACATGAGCGACTGA